In a single window of the Carassius gibelio isolate Cgi1373 ecotype wild population from Czech Republic chromosome A12, carGib1.2-hapl.c, whole genome shotgun sequence genome:
- the LOC128025296 gene encoding nuclear distribution protein nudE-like 1-A isoform X3 yields the protein MDANMIPKFTSKDEEIDFWKALSLKYKKSYKEAQEELLEFQEGSRELETELETQLGQAEHRIRDLHADNERLLHELDSLKEKLEYQYSQSYKQISVLEDDLIQTRGIKEQLYKYVRELEQANDDLERAKRATITSLEDFEQRLNQAIERNAFLESELDEKESLLVSVQRLKDEARDLRQELAVRETRPEVTRMSAPSSPTPDIDKTDSAVQASLSLPATPLSKNLDNTFSSQTALANSSTNAALTPSARISALSIVGDLLRKVGALESKLATCRNFAKDQAARKNYVTNINGNLINGDISNYSHSLHTSYFDKARRERVIFPALLLAGQ from the exons ATGGATGCAAATATGATACCAAAATTCACCTCCAAAGACGAGGAAATTGACTTCTGGAAAGCTCTTTCACTCAAGTACAAGAAAAG TTATAAGGAGGCACAGGAGGAATTGCTGGAGTTCCAAGAGGGGAGCAGAGAGCTGGAGACAGAACTGGAGACACAACTGGGCCAAGCGGAGCATCGCATCAGAGACCTGCATGCGGACAACGAGAGACTGCTGCATGAGCTCGACTCACTCAAG GAGAAGCTGGAGTATCAGTATTCTCAGAGCTATAAACAGATCTCGGTGTTGGAGGATGACCTCATCCAGACTCGAGGCATCAAGGAGCAGCTGTATAAATATGTCAGAGAGCTAGAGCAGGCCAATGATGACCTGGAGAGAGCTAAGAG AGCCACGATTACATCTCTGGAGGACTTTGAGCAGAGGCTGAACCAGGCCATCGAGAGGAACGCCTTCCTGGAGAGCGAACTGGATGAGAAGGAGTCTCTCCTGGTGTCTGTGCAGAGACTAAAAGATGAAGCTAGAG ATTTGCGGCAAGAGCTTGCAGTGCGAGAGACCCGGCCCGAGGTCACACGAATGTCGGCCCCCAGCTCTCCAACTCCAGACATCGACAAAACAGACTCAGCCGTCCAGGCCTCCCTGTCTCTTCCGGCTACACCGCTCAGCAAGAACCTGGACAATACTTTCAGCAGCCAGACAG CTCTGGCCAACAGCTCCACTAATGCAGCCCTCACTCCATCTGCTAGAATATCAGCGCTCAGTATTGTTGGCGATTTACTGCGCAAAGTTGGG GCTTTAGAGTCTAAACTCGCAACCTGTCGAAATTTTGCCAAGGACCAGGCAGCCAGGAAGAACTATGTCACAAACATCAACGGCAATCTGATTAACGGAGACATTTCAAATTACTCTCACTCTCTCCACACATCCTACTTTGACAAAGC CAGAAGAGAGAGGGTCATTTTCCCAGCGTTGCTTTTGG CAGGACAGTGA
- the LOC128025296 gene encoding nuclear distribution protein nudE-like 1-A isoform X1, which translates to MDANMIPKFTSKDEEIDFWKALSLKYKKSYKEAQEELLEFQEGSRELETELETQLGQAEHRIRDLHADNERLLHELDSLKEKLEYQYSQSYKQISVLEDDLIQTRGIKEQLYKYVRELEQANDDLERAKRATITSLEDFEQRLNQAIERNAFLESELDEKESLLVSVQRLKDEARDLRQELAVRETRPEVTRMSAPSSPTPDIDKTDSAVQASLSLPATPLSKNLDNTFSSQTALANSSTNAALTPSARISALSIVGDLLRKVGALESKLATCRNFAKDQAARKNYVTNINGNLINGDISNYSHSLHTSYFDKARTVNGLDPSAVTNITAPPRSNSPSNLVLSV; encoded by the exons ATGGATGCAAATATGATACCAAAATTCACCTCCAAAGACGAGGAAATTGACTTCTGGAAAGCTCTTTCACTCAAGTACAAGAAAAG TTATAAGGAGGCACAGGAGGAATTGCTGGAGTTCCAAGAGGGGAGCAGAGAGCTGGAGACAGAACTGGAGACACAACTGGGCCAAGCGGAGCATCGCATCAGAGACCTGCATGCGGACAACGAGAGACTGCTGCATGAGCTCGACTCACTCAAG GAGAAGCTGGAGTATCAGTATTCTCAGAGCTATAAACAGATCTCGGTGTTGGAGGATGACCTCATCCAGACTCGAGGCATCAAGGAGCAGCTGTATAAATATGTCAGAGAGCTAGAGCAGGCCAATGATGACCTGGAGAGAGCTAAGAG AGCCACGATTACATCTCTGGAGGACTTTGAGCAGAGGCTGAACCAGGCCATCGAGAGGAACGCCTTCCTGGAGAGCGAACTGGATGAGAAGGAGTCTCTCCTGGTGTCTGTGCAGAGACTAAAAGATGAAGCTAGAG ATTTGCGGCAAGAGCTTGCAGTGCGAGAGACCCGGCCCGAGGTCACACGAATGTCGGCCCCCAGCTCTCCAACTCCAGACATCGACAAAACAGACTCAGCCGTCCAGGCCTCCCTGTCTCTTCCGGCTACACCGCTCAGCAAGAACCTGGACAATACTTTCAGCAGCCAGACAG CTCTGGCCAACAGCTCCACTAATGCAGCCCTCACTCCATCTGCTAGAATATCAGCGCTCAGTATTGTTGGCGATTTACTGCGCAAAGTTGGG GCTTTAGAGTCTAAACTCGCAACCTGTCGAAATTTTGCCAAGGACCAGGCAGCCAGGAAGAACTATGTCACAAACATCAACGGCAATCTGATTAACGGAGACATTTCAAATTACTCTCACTCTCTCCACACATCCTACTTTGACAAAGC CAGGACAGTGAACGGTTTGGACCCCAGCGCCGTGACGAACATCACAGCTCCTCCACGCTCCAACTCTCCATCCAACCTGGTGCTCAGCGTGTGA
- the LOC128025296 gene encoding nuclear distribution protein nudE-like 1-A isoform X2, whose product MDANMIPKFTSKDEEIDFWKALSLKYKKSYKEAQEELLEFQEGSRELETELETQLGQAEHRIRDLHADNERLLHELDSLKEKLEYQYSQSYKQISVLEDDLIQTRGIKEQLYKYVRELEQANDDLERAKRATITSLEDFEQRLNQAIERNAFLESELDEKESLLVSVQRLKDEARDLRQELAVRETRPEVTRMSAPSSPTPDIDKTDSAVQASLSLPATPLSKNLDNTFSSQTALANSSTNAALTPSARISALSIVGDLLRKVGALESKLATCRNFAKDQAARKNYVTNINGNLINGDISNYSHSLHTSYFDKATVNGLDPSAVTNITAPPRSNSPSNLVLSV is encoded by the exons ATGGATGCAAATATGATACCAAAATTCACCTCCAAAGACGAGGAAATTGACTTCTGGAAAGCTCTTTCACTCAAGTACAAGAAAAG TTATAAGGAGGCACAGGAGGAATTGCTGGAGTTCCAAGAGGGGAGCAGAGAGCTGGAGACAGAACTGGAGACACAACTGGGCCAAGCGGAGCATCGCATCAGAGACCTGCATGCGGACAACGAGAGACTGCTGCATGAGCTCGACTCACTCAAG GAGAAGCTGGAGTATCAGTATTCTCAGAGCTATAAACAGATCTCGGTGTTGGAGGATGACCTCATCCAGACTCGAGGCATCAAGGAGCAGCTGTATAAATATGTCAGAGAGCTAGAGCAGGCCAATGATGACCTGGAGAGAGCTAAGAG AGCCACGATTACATCTCTGGAGGACTTTGAGCAGAGGCTGAACCAGGCCATCGAGAGGAACGCCTTCCTGGAGAGCGAACTGGATGAGAAGGAGTCTCTCCTGGTGTCTGTGCAGAGACTAAAAGATGAAGCTAGAG ATTTGCGGCAAGAGCTTGCAGTGCGAGAGACCCGGCCCGAGGTCACACGAATGTCGGCCCCCAGCTCTCCAACTCCAGACATCGACAAAACAGACTCAGCCGTCCAGGCCTCCCTGTCTCTTCCGGCTACACCGCTCAGCAAGAACCTGGACAATACTTTCAGCAGCCAGACAG CTCTGGCCAACAGCTCCACTAATGCAGCCCTCACTCCATCTGCTAGAATATCAGCGCTCAGTATTGTTGGCGATTTACTGCGCAAAGTTGGG GCTTTAGAGTCTAAACTCGCAACCTGTCGAAATTTTGCCAAGGACCAGGCAGCCAGGAAGAACTATGTCACAAACATCAACGGCAATCTGATTAACGGAGACATTTCAAATTACTCTCACTCTCTCCACACATCCTACTTTGACAAAGC GACAGTGAACGGTTTGGACCCCAGCGCCGTGACGAACATCACAGCTCCTCCACGCTCCAACTCTCCATCCAACCTGGTGCTCAGCGTGTGA
- the LOC128025296 gene encoding nuclear distribution protein nudE-like 1-A isoform X4: MDANMIPKFTSKDEEIDFWKALSLKYKKSYKEAQEELLEFQEGSRELETELETQLGQAEHRIRDLHADNERLLHELDSLKEKLEYQYSQSYKQISVLEDDLIQTRGIKEQLYKYVRELEQANDDLERAKRATITSLEDFEQRLNQAIERNAFLESELDEKESLLVSVQRLKDEARDLRQELAVRETRPEVTRMSAPSSPTPDIDKTDSAVQASLSLPATPLSKNLDNTFSSQTALANSSTNAALTPSARISALSIVGDLLRKVGALESKLATCRNFAKDQAARKNYVTNINGNLINGDISNYSHSLHTSYFDKARERVIFPALLLAGQ; the protein is encoded by the exons ATGGATGCAAATATGATACCAAAATTCACCTCCAAAGACGAGGAAATTGACTTCTGGAAAGCTCTTTCACTCAAGTACAAGAAAAG TTATAAGGAGGCACAGGAGGAATTGCTGGAGTTCCAAGAGGGGAGCAGAGAGCTGGAGACAGAACTGGAGACACAACTGGGCCAAGCGGAGCATCGCATCAGAGACCTGCATGCGGACAACGAGAGACTGCTGCATGAGCTCGACTCACTCAAG GAGAAGCTGGAGTATCAGTATTCTCAGAGCTATAAACAGATCTCGGTGTTGGAGGATGACCTCATCCAGACTCGAGGCATCAAGGAGCAGCTGTATAAATATGTCAGAGAGCTAGAGCAGGCCAATGATGACCTGGAGAGAGCTAAGAG AGCCACGATTACATCTCTGGAGGACTTTGAGCAGAGGCTGAACCAGGCCATCGAGAGGAACGCCTTCCTGGAGAGCGAACTGGATGAGAAGGAGTCTCTCCTGGTGTCTGTGCAGAGACTAAAAGATGAAGCTAGAG ATTTGCGGCAAGAGCTTGCAGTGCGAGAGACCCGGCCCGAGGTCACACGAATGTCGGCCCCCAGCTCTCCAACTCCAGACATCGACAAAACAGACTCAGCCGTCCAGGCCTCCCTGTCTCTTCCGGCTACACCGCTCAGCAAGAACCTGGACAATACTTTCAGCAGCCAGACAG CTCTGGCCAACAGCTCCACTAATGCAGCCCTCACTCCATCTGCTAGAATATCAGCGCTCAGTATTGTTGGCGATTTACTGCGCAAAGTTGGG GCTTTAGAGTCTAAACTCGCAACCTGTCGAAATTTTGCCAAGGACCAGGCAGCCAGGAAGAACTATGTCACAAACATCAACGGCAATCTGATTAACGGAGACATTTCAAATTACTCTCACTCTCTCCACACATCCTACTTTGACAAAGC AAGAGAGAGGGTCATTTTCCCAGCGTTGCTTTTGG CAGGACAGTGA